A genome region from Colwellia sp. Arc7-D includes the following:
- a CDS encoding DUF11 domain-containing protein, translating to MRKYNYHNTFKRSALTTGILAAGASLCMSTTAMAAAPAAGAVVGNQATATYTDGTNETRTATSNLVETIVKQVAGVDIEADTSKLVAVGGTVYFPHTITNTGNGNDIYDLTDLDANTGTITFNSLEVYADADLDGIPDDFNPISVTPAMLAGEKYGIVVAAQVPSTVTSADVETLTIEAKSQFEPTILDFNTDTISVSDNAVIEVTKSMSVSSGPSPSLAAFDVVLTYTNSGNATATNVTLKDILPEGMMYANNSGSWSGATNGVLTDTDGANDDPLGIDYSYESVANPIAGEDIQVVIASVAPGSSGTVTFRVSIDSDLSPGDINNLASYEYYDGAAVLAPVNTNTATYTVLQSAAVVATDSEGTNSASNSDDDGSANDVVTEIDAANQGGTIKFSNIIMNNGNGIDTFELAVGNSTFPVGTSFQLYQADGLTPLTDTNGDGVPDTGPLDSDVTNVSTDDELEVVLVATLPIGASGNNNGLGYDVELTATSAVDPTQSDFVTDHLNEITASSVDLTNDAAFGDAGALGEGVGPETAAVSTNTIEPGEQTSFTLFVANTSAVADSYNLAFDEANDFTTPTLPEGWSIVFTDTSGNVITNTGVIRAGENLEITATVSTPDGQAPGTVDIYFRAQSSTSGAFDIKHDAVTTNTLRSVELNINGAGQVFPGGSQVYPHTLVNNGNVAETDGSLVATNTDSNSGWASIIYYDSNNNGVIDAGVDTVVDDINDFGGIAAGGSVPLLIKVISPAGADPGETNVSTLTATFSGGPTDSAEDITTVITGDVVLNKQQALDANCDGIVEGSFGPNVLAASPGECIAYQIIASNSGSESVTNLNINDSTPNFTSYEDCSDAAGSCPASVSSSGTGALNVTAPTNGSAGTVVATISTLNPTENASLTFTVQVNDNP from the coding sequence ATGAGAAAATATAATTATCACAATACATTCAAGCGGAGTGCCCTGACAACAGGTATTCTCGCTGCAGGGGCATCGCTTTGCATGTCCACTACTGCTATGGCGGCTGCACCTGCAGCTGGCGCTGTGGTCGGTAACCAAGCAACAGCTACCTATACTGATGGCACTAACGAGACACGCACAGCGACATCTAACCTGGTTGAAACAATCGTTAAGCAAGTTGCCGGTGTTGATATTGAAGCTGACACTAGCAAATTGGTTGCTGTTGGGGGCACGGTATACTTCCCTCATACAATAACCAACACCGGTAATGGTAATGACATTTATGACCTAACAGATCTGGATGCTAATACCGGTACTATCACCTTCAACAGTCTTGAAGTTTATGCGGATGCTGATTTAGATGGTATTCCAGATGACTTTAATCCTATAAGCGTCACCCCAGCAATGCTGGCCGGTGAAAAATATGGGATTGTAGTTGCTGCTCAGGTTCCTTCAACAGTAACTTCAGCCGATGTTGAAACACTCACAATTGAAGCAAAAAGTCAGTTTGAACCAACCATTCTTGATTTCAATACAGATACGATCAGTGTTTCCGACAATGCGGTTATTGAAGTCACTAAATCAATGAGCGTGTCATCAGGTCCATCGCCAAGTTTAGCTGCATTTGATGTGGTGTTGACGTATACCAACAGTGGTAATGCAACAGCAACCAATGTGACGTTAAAAGATATTCTGCCAGAAGGAATGATGTACGCCAACAATAGTGGTAGTTGGAGTGGCGCTACCAATGGTGTTCTAACTGATACTGATGGTGCAAATGATGATCCTTTAGGAATCGACTATTCGTACGAAAGTGTTGCTAATCCAATTGCAGGGGAAGACATTCAAGTAGTTATTGCATCGGTTGCACCAGGCAGCAGTGGTACAGTTACTTTCAGAGTGAGCATAGATAGTGACTTGTCTCCAGGCGATATCAATAACTTAGCATCTTATGAGTATTACGATGGTGCTGCGGTACTTGCTCCAGTAAATACCAATACAGCTACTTATACCGTACTTCAGTCAGCAGCTGTTGTAGCAACTGACTCAGAAGGTACAAACAGTGCTTCAAATTCTGACGATGATGGTTCAGCTAACGATGTAGTTACTGAAATCGATGCGGCAAATCAAGGTGGCACCATTAAATTTTCCAATATCATTATGAACAATGGTAATGGGATAGATACCTTTGAATTGGCCGTTGGAAACAGCACCTTTCCGGTTGGAACTAGCTTTCAGCTTTATCAAGCAGATGGCTTAACGCCATTGACTGATACAAATGGTGACGGTGTTCCTGATACTGGTCCATTGGATTCAGATGTAACTAATGTCTCCACTGACGACGAACTTGAAGTAGTTTTAGTCGCTACATTGCCGATTGGAGCTTCAGGTAACAACAATGGTCTTGGTTATGATGTTGAGCTAACGGCTACTTCAGCTGTAGATCCAACTCAGTCTGATTTTGTCACTGATCATTTAAATGAAATTACTGCTAGCTCAGTCGATTTAACGAATGATGCGGCATTTGGTGATGCGGGTGCATTAGGTGAAGGTGTAGGCCCTGAAACGGCTGCTGTTAGCACTAATACTATTGAGCCAGGTGAGCAAACAAGCTTTACTTTGTTTGTTGCAAATACCAGTGCTGTAGCAGATAGCTATAACCTAGCTTTTGACGAAGCAAATGATTTTACAACTCCTACACTGCCAGAAGGTTGGTCAATTGTTTTTACTGACACTAGCGGGAATGTGATCACCAACACTGGTGTAATCAGAGCCGGTGAAAACCTTGAAATAACAGCAACTGTTTCTACACCTGATGGTCAGGCTCCGGGCACAGTTGATATTTACTTTCGTGCTCAGTCTTCAACATCTGGTGCATTTGACATAAAACATGACGCCGTAACTACCAATACTTTACGTTCTGTTGAGTTGAATATAAATGGTGCTGGTCAGGTTTTCCCTGGTGGTTCTCAAGTTTATCCACACACACTAGTTAACAACGGAAACGTTGCAGAAACTGATGGTTCTTTAGTGGCAACTAACACTGATTCAAACAGCGGTTGGGCATCGATAATCTACTACGATTCGAACAACAATGGCGTCATTGATGCAGGTGTTGACACAGTTGTAGATGATATTAACGACTTCGGTGGTATTGCTGCTGGTGGAAGTGTTCCTCTATTAATTAAAGTCATATCTCCAGCAGGCGCTGATCCTGGTGAAACTAATGTTTCTACTTTGACTGCAACTTTTTCAGGTGGCCCAACCGATAGTGCAGAGGATATTACCACTGTCATTACGGGTGACGTTGTACTGAACAAGCAGCAAGCATTAGACGCAAACTGTGACGGTATTGTTGAAGGCTCTTTTGGCCCTAACGTCTTGGCTGCATCTCCAGGTGAGTGTATTGCATATCAGATTATCGCTTCAAACAGCGGTTCTGAGTCAGTAACAAACTTAAACATCAATGATTCCACACCTAACTTTACGAGTTATGAAGATTGTTCTGACGCTGCTGGTTCTTGTCCTGCATCAGTATCTTCTTCAGGTACTGGAGCATTGAATGTAACTGCGCCAACCAATGGTTCAGCTGGAACGGTAGTCGCTACTATTTCAACGCTAAATCCTACTGAAAATGCTTCGCTGACGTTTACCGTTCAGGTAAATGATAACCCTTAA
- a CDS encoding OmpA family protein, translating into MMTRLYLIWQKTQQQRALILIATVAVSMLSSCSNTTRLVDESASIAFEKGVTITDSAYQNSLENLHALQERLHRLRIGSTTINNYQLCKANAWLDMAYTEYTDNDRTGVAIEARQEAEKIIQGLEQGTKNRHYETPILNASQKVRKDLWQLVDQWQDRKDNQCVSCDLARLEVQLVWVGHEYFEQGWRHALAAEQQAERYARTLLDSQSQCVQADIIATPNMPKFVHFSLDEHRIDDVSKSIVRRMAESLLLYPNHNILLIGHADFRGADRHNLRLSQRRAESVAKVLTEFGVERQRINIKAVGSLFPVQKGNSLEDLARNRRVELILLPKQSKRSEISSVDLKVEPSTKLKNNE; encoded by the coding sequence ATGATGACTAGACTTTACCTTATTTGGCAGAAAACTCAGCAGCAACGGGCATTGATACTTATAGCCACAGTAGCTGTGTCTATGCTTAGCAGTTGCTCTAACACTACTAGATTGGTTGATGAATCAGCAAGCATCGCATTTGAAAAAGGCGTAACGATTACTGACAGTGCCTATCAGAACAGTCTAGAAAACTTGCACGCTTTACAAGAGCGTTTGCACAGACTAAGGATTGGAAGTACCACAATCAATAACTATCAACTTTGTAAAGCCAATGCTTGGCTTGATATGGCCTACACTGAATATACTGATAATGACAGGACGGGCGTCGCAATCGAAGCAAGACAGGAAGCTGAGAAAATTATCCAAGGGCTTGAGCAAGGTACAAAAAATCGTCATTACGAAACACCTATTTTAAATGCTAGCCAAAAGGTAAGGAAAGATCTTTGGCAGTTAGTGGATCAATGGCAAGACCGAAAAGACAATCAATGTGTCTCTTGCGATTTAGCGCGTTTAGAGGTCCAATTGGTTTGGGTCGGACATGAATATTTCGAACAGGGCTGGCGACACGCTTTAGCTGCGGAACAACAAGCCGAACGATATGCTCGCACGTTACTTGATAGCCAATCTCAATGTGTTCAAGCCGATATTATTGCAACACCTAACATGCCTAAGTTTGTTCATTTTTCGCTTGATGAACACCGTATTGATGATGTTTCTAAAAGCATTGTTAGAAGAATGGCAGAAAGCTTGCTTCTATATCCAAACCACAATATTCTTTTAATAGGTCATGCCGATTTTAGAGGGGCAGATCGTCATAATCTTCGGCTTTCTCAGCGTCGAGCAGAAAGTGTCGCCAAGGTGTTAACCGAATTTGGTGTCGAAAGGCAGCGAATTAATATCAAAGCCGTAGGTAGTTTGTTCCCTGTTCAAAAAGGAAACAGCCTTGAAGACTTAGCACGTAACCGTAGAGTGGAGTTGATACTTTTACCAAAACAATCAAAGCGTAGCGAAATCTCATCGGTTGATTTGAAAGTAGAGCCGTCAACCAAGTTAAAAAACAACGAGTAG
- a CDS encoding DUF11 domain-containing protein: MNHYNVKDDHTKACRQKILSALVCSFVFIVLVTLLPSALVSASSGKMSNMPMAGSTIVNQATAWYYHTRLGGVESISSNTTTVNVMPVRGFKLENDRQQHSTQGNWVVMSHRLTNTGNIESLFEMYCENGDNDEYNLLGLVIYIDTNSNGVIDGADIKYEVGEQYMLSPNASLDLLLTGQVPTTSTKGMYAEAYLAAFIPETELMSSIMDTVWVENGAVLRFFKKSNQEERKPGEIIEYQLIGTNVGNASMDPFEVIIDDSSDRRVLIRDNIPLSTQFESILEAGTSQVLYHLAGTGEHVYQTKQPSNKGMIDAVVFAYQQIPAGYSFDVKFSVKVNENGGNDINNIATSYFNTLDETFVVDSNKVVVEQPPAPAEIDFMNSAFTGTQEIINAGDMLYLKVEAAACNLDASVAESYPIDLRSQLSGDLERGFYITETGPNTGTFVVKEIPTLAWPENEQVDNNFNVEVTRNDFLTARWDTCPGVLLETRLLVDPAGIVFDSRNNQPVANAQVVLQGINPDGSVYVPEVFDSEMNLINNYSMTDANGYYEFPVVPEGEYRLLVISPDGHQFTSTFMPEDLSPERRIDDYASYFGMFTMNGVAGPIYYDIPLDPAGLTGLFVEKSVSRNVAAVGETVLYTVKVTNNTIYDLFDVNIDDFLPDGFIYMPGTSLQNGELIADPTITDGSHMQYNVSWFVRDTSITFTYRTQIRNSALRGDGINRVRAINDNAESNVGVAQVKVEDDVFSDEAFIIGKVYMDCNRDRMQGIEELGIPGVRLYLQDGSYVVSDVEGKYSFAGLQAKTHVLSIDKTTLPNNAEMVNLSSRNAGDAYSNFVDVKRGELFRADFAEGSCTKTMLGEVKERRAQGAVRVAEVEERLKINLKTDPETTISDRRSLPSSGIVSGESQMTGFKSLNKKATLPTKSLIPSSAPAKGDSVDLGELIKGLDATLGFIDLKDNDTLASSQLSIRVKGVAGAALQLSVNGEVQDANRIGQKVVMSSTGVEAWEYIAVRLQPGKNELKLAQLDQFDNQRGEKIIQVSAPGSLGRLVISSEIDGSPADGHTPVVLAVSLKDDKDLPVSARTAVTLESTLGVWDVEDLDPKESGIQTFIEGGTAQFELLPPDMPGESLIRVSSGITESTFELDFLPDLRPLMVSGILEGAVGMRTLGSDEVTPASKNDGFEETIGSFNFSGGDKLEKGARAALFLKGKILGEHLLTLSYDSDRDENTRLFRDIRPDEFYPVYGDSSIKGFEAQSTSKLFVRVDKGRSYLQYGDFSTNTNNEARRLSNFNRTFNGLQGHLQTSKVEVNVFASYDYTSQVVREFQGKGISGPYPLDNRNMVRQSEIVEILVRDREQPSLVLSTKTLTRFVDYSLDFFSGDLVFRQPIASIDADFNPVYIRVSFEVDSDQKTHWVYGADGQFQVTDQVEVGISHITDENPENNYQLSGANTTLKVTDNDTLIVEYAHSKTDIEGEGYAARLEWKHRSKKLDSRIYAVRSEEDFINPNASVRSGHDEAGAQLSYRINKKNRLESELRFTEDVITEDKRQGGKLSLQSQLIDSVSLELGMRYVESSTVAKSDNEKSSSRALTSGLAKITWQPESMPEASMFTEYEQDLADSDSNRAQLGGEYQVSNRGRVYARHELISSSSGEYGLDASARNNSTQIGLDFDYLDNGHVFSEYRVRDVISGGEAEAAIGISNTWKLTEGLSLNLSSEQVRSLEESEEGESLAITMGLDYSGSERWKGTGRMEVRRSETSESLLNTFGVAMKLDHSWSALLQNTLSIRRNLNTSDKLTEDRLRTGIAYRSTDTNELSGMGRYEYKIRDDETQNTMRKAHIWTTHANWHPSRSLTLSGRYAGKYVTEQGIDYRSDHTAHLMSLRAIYDVTERVDVSVMGGVITSDGFKNQNKMAGIEVGYLLTTNLWLSAGYNFFAVQDKELPDSDYSSSGAYVRLRFKFDEDAFDWLK; the protein is encoded by the coding sequence ATGAATCACTACAACGTAAAAGATGACCATACTAAAGCTTGCAGACAGAAAATTCTGTCGGCTTTAGTATGCTCATTTGTTTTTATTGTTTTGGTAACATTGCTTCCCTCTGCTTTAGTGTCGGCATCTTCTGGAAAAATGTCTAACATGCCAATGGCAGGAAGCACTATAGTTAACCAAGCAACAGCATGGTATTACCACACCAGATTGGGTGGAGTTGAATCAATTTCATCTAACACAACGACAGTTAATGTAATGCCTGTAAGAGGATTCAAATTAGAAAACGATCGACAACAACATAGTACTCAAGGCAATTGGGTAGTAATGAGTCATCGCCTGACCAATACCGGCAATATAGAATCTCTATTTGAGATGTATTGTGAAAATGGCGATAACGATGAATACAATTTGTTAGGTTTAGTCATTTATATCGACACTAATAGTAATGGCGTCATTGATGGCGCAGATATTAAATATGAAGTGGGCGAACAGTACATGTTGTCGCCTAATGCAAGTCTTGATTTATTATTGACTGGTCAAGTGCCAACAACCAGCACAAAAGGTATGTATGCAGAAGCTTATCTGGCGGCATTTATTCCAGAAACTGAGCTGATGTCGAGTATAATGGATACTGTTTGGGTGGAAAATGGTGCTGTGTTACGTTTTTTTAAAAAAAGTAACCAAGAGGAAAGAAAACCTGGCGAGATAATCGAATATCAATTAATCGGTACTAATGTGGGTAATGCGAGCATGGACCCTTTTGAGGTGATTATTGATGACAGTTCTGATCGTCGCGTATTAATTCGCGATAATATCCCACTTAGTACCCAGTTTGAAAGTATTCTAGAAGCTGGCACATCTCAAGTTCTTTATCACCTAGCTGGTACAGGTGAACACGTATATCAAACTAAACAACCTAGTAATAAAGGCATGATTGATGCTGTTGTTTTTGCTTACCAACAAATCCCTGCTGGCTACAGTTTTGATGTCAAATTTAGCGTAAAAGTGAATGAAAATGGTGGTAATGATATCAATAATATTGCTACTTCTTACTTTAATACTTTGGATGAAACGTTTGTTGTAGACAGTAATAAAGTTGTTGTTGAGCAGCCACCAGCGCCTGCTGAAATTGATTTCATGAACTCTGCATTTACCGGAACACAAGAAATTATAAACGCTGGTGATATGTTGTATTTAAAAGTAGAAGCAGCGGCATGTAACCTTGATGCCAGTGTCGCTGAGAGTTACCCCATAGATTTGCGCAGCCAGCTGTCAGGCGACTTGGAAAGAGGCTTTTATATTACCGAAACTGGACCAAACACAGGTACTTTCGTGGTTAAAGAAATACCTACATTAGCCTGGCCTGAAAATGAGCAAGTAGACAACAACTTTAATGTTGAAGTAACTCGTAATGACTTTTTAACCGCTCGTTGGGATACCTGTCCTGGTGTGCTATTGGAGACCCGATTGTTAGTTGACCCAGCTGGCATCGTATTTGATTCTCGTAACAATCAGCCAGTGGCTAACGCTCAGGTAGTTTTGCAAGGAATAAATCCTGATGGCTCCGTTTATGTACCTGAAGTATTTGATAGCGAAATGAATTTAATAAACAACTATTCTATGACCGATGCTAATGGTTATTATGAATTTCCGGTAGTCCCTGAAGGTGAATATCGCTTATTAGTTATTTCACCTGACGGACATCAATTTACGTCTACGTTTATGCCTGAAGATCTTTCTCCTGAACGCAGAATAGATGACTATGCATCTTATTTCGGTATGTTTACAATGAATGGAGTAGCCGGTCCTATCTATTACGATATTCCTCTAGATCCGGCTGGATTGACAGGATTGTTCGTTGAAAAATCTGTTTCACGTAATGTTGCGGCTGTCGGCGAAACTGTGCTTTATACCGTAAAAGTAACCAATAACACGATCTATGATTTATTTGATGTAAATATTGATGACTTTCTCCCTGATGGGTTTATTTATATGCCCGGTACGAGTTTGCAAAACGGCGAGTTGATTGCAGACCCAACGATTACCGATGGTTCACATATGCAATACAATGTGAGTTGGTTTGTGCGTGATACTTCAATCACATTCACTTATCGCACTCAGATAAGAAATAGTGCGCTACGAGGTGACGGCATCAATCGAGTTCGCGCCATTAATGACAACGCTGAATCCAATGTAGGCGTTGCCCAAGTCAAAGTCGAAGATGATGTGTTTAGTGATGAAGCCTTTATTATTGGTAAAGTGTATATGGATTGTAATCGTGACCGTATGCAGGGAATCGAGGAGCTTGGCATCCCCGGCGTTCGGTTATATCTGCAAGATGGTAGTTATGTTGTCTCGGACGTCGAGGGAAAATACAGCTTTGCTGGCTTACAGGCTAAAACTCATGTGCTAAGTATTGATAAAACCACTTTGCCAAATAATGCGGAAATGGTAAATCTGTCTAGCCGCAACGCTGGTGATGCTTACAGCAATTTTGTTGACGTCAAAAGAGGTGAACTCTTCCGCGCGGATTTTGCAGAAGGTTCTTGTACTAAAACTATGCTTGGCGAAGTTAAAGAACGTAGAGCACAGGGCGCTGTTCGTGTTGCTGAAGTTGAAGAAAGACTGAAAATAAACCTAAAGACAGATCCAGAAACTACCATTAGCGACCGTCGTAGTTTACCCAGTAGTGGTATTGTCAGTGGTGAAAGTCAGATGACAGGATTTAAGTCGCTAAACAAAAAAGCAACACTACCAACTAAGTCACTTATTCCTTCAAGTGCACCGGCAAAAGGCGACTCGGTTGACCTTGGAGAGTTAATTAAGGGACTTGATGCAACGCTCGGTTTTATAGATTTGAAAGACAATGATACTTTGGCGAGCAGCCAGCTTAGTATTCGAGTGAAAGGTGTTGCTGGAGCCGCACTACAATTAAGTGTTAACGGCGAAGTTCAAGACGCGAACCGTATTGGCCAGAAAGTGGTGATGAGCAGTACCGGTGTCGAAGCTTGGGAATATATCGCAGTGCGCTTACAGCCCGGTAAAAATGAGCTGAAATTGGCTCAACTTGATCAGTTTGATAATCAACGTGGCGAAAAAATTATTCAGGTTTCCGCTCCTGGTTCACTTGGCCGACTGGTTATTTCTAGTGAAATTGATGGTTCTCCAGCTGATGGGCATACTCCCGTTGTTTTAGCCGTGTCTTTAAAAGATGACAAAGACTTACCCGTATCGGCAAGAACGGCAGTTACACTAGAAAGTACATTGGGAGTTTGGGATGTAGAAGACCTTGACCCTAAAGAATCTGGCATTCAGACCTTCATTGAAGGTGGTACAGCACAGTTTGAATTGTTACCGCCAGATATGCCTGGAGAAAGCCTGATACGGGTTAGTAGTGGTATCACGGAGTCCACATTTGAACTGGATTTTTTACCTGACCTACGCCCATTAATGGTATCGGGCATCCTTGAAGGTGCTGTAGGAATGAGAACATTAGGTAGCGATGAAGTTACTCCTGCTTCTAAAAATGATGGTTTCGAAGAAACTATTGGTAGCTTTAACTTTTCCGGCGGAGATAAACTCGAAAAAGGAGCGCGCGCAGCATTATTTTTGAAAGGAAAAATTCTGGGTGAGCATTTACTTACCTTATCTTATGATTCAGATCGTGACGAGAATACTCGACTTTTCCGAGATATTCGTCCTGATGAGTTCTATCCTGTGTATGGTGACTCTTCAATTAAAGGCTTTGAAGCCCAGTCAACCAGTAAGCTATTTGTTCGCGTTGATAAAGGTCGTTCATACCTCCAGTATGGTGATTTCAGTACCAACACCAATAATGAAGCCAGAAGGTTATCAAATTTCAACCGTACTTTTAATGGCCTTCAGGGACACCTTCAAACCTCTAAAGTTGAAGTTAATGTATTTGCTTCGTATGACTACACTAGCCAGGTTGTTCGCGAATTCCAAGGTAAGGGAATTTCCGGTCCCTACCCTCTGGATAATCGTAATATGGTTCGTCAGAGTGAAATTGTGGAAATACTGGTTCGTGACCGTGAGCAGCCATCGTTAGTTTTATCGACTAAAACCTTGACCCGATTTGTAGACTACAGTTTGGATTTCTTTAGCGGTGATCTAGTTTTCCGTCAGCCAATTGCAAGTATCGACGCGGATTTTAATCCAGTCTATATCCGCGTTAGTTTTGAAGTAGATAGCGATCAAAAAACACATTGGGTTTATGGTGCAGATGGTCAATTCCAAGTAACAGACCAAGTTGAGGTTGGGATTTCTCATATTACCGATGAAAATCCTGAAAATAACTATCAACTAAGTGGTGCAAATACAACGCTAAAAGTAACCGATAACGATACCTTAATTGTAGAGTATGCACATTCTAAAACCGATATAGAAGGCGAAGGTTATGCAGCTAGGTTGGAATGGAAACATAGGAGTAAAAAGTTAGATTCACGTATTTATGCAGTAAGAAGTGAAGAAGATTTTATTAATCCTAATGCATCTGTTCGCTCTGGTCATGATGAAGCCGGTGCCCAACTTAGTTATAGAATCAATAAAAAGAATCGCTTAGAGAGTGAACTGCGTTTTACCGAAGATGTAATTACAGAGGATAAACGTCAGGGCGGCAAACTGTCTTTGCAAAGCCAATTGATAGATTCGGTAAGCCTAGAATTAGGTATGCGCTATGTCGAATCTTCGACGGTAGCAAAGAGCGATAATGAAAAATCGAGTAGTAGAGCATTGACCAGCGGCTTGGCAAAAATAACCTGGCAACCAGAGTCTATGCCTGAGGCGAGTATGTTTACAGAGTACGAGCAGGATCTGGCTGACTCTGATAGCAATCGAGCGCAACTGGGTGGTGAATATCAGGTCAGTAATCGAGGACGAGTTTATGCACGTCACGAATTGATTTCAAGCAGCAGTGGTGAATATGGGTTGGATGCTTCTGCTCGAAATAATAGCACCCAGATTGGACTCGATTTTGATTATCTAGATAATGGCCATGTGTTTAGCGAATATCGGGTGCGAGATGTTATTAGTGGAGGTGAAGCAGAGGCGGCTATAGGCATTAGTAATACATGGAAGCTAACCGAGGGTCTTAGTTTAAATTTGAGTTCTGAGCAGGTTCGTTCGCTTGAGGAAAGTGAAGAAGGTGAGAGTTTAGCCATTACAATGGGGCTTGATTATTCTGGTTCTGAGCGCTGGAAAGGTACTGGTCGTATGGAGGTGAGACGCAGTGAAACTTCTGAGAGCTTATTAAACACCTTCGGCGTGGCAATGAAATTGGATCATAGCTGGTCAGCTTTATTACAGAATACTCTGTCGATTCGTCGCAACTTAAATACCAGTGACAAGCTGACTGAAGACCGTTTACGTACCGGTATTGCTTATCGAAGTACAGATACCAATGAGTTATCTGGTATGGGGCGTTATGAATACAAAATTAGAGATGATGAAACCCAAAACACCATGCGCAAAGCACACATATGGACTACCCATGCTAACTGGCACCCTAGTCGTTCACTGACCTTAAGTGGTCGCTATGCGGGCAAATATGTAACAGAACAAGGCATCGATTATCGCAGTGATCACACAGCACATTTAATGAGTTTACGTGCTATTTACGATGTTACTGAACGTGTAGATGTATCGGTGATGGGAGGAGTGATCACTTCTGACGGTTTTAAAAACCAAAACAAAATGGCTGGTATCGAAGTGGGTTACTTATTAACCACTAACCTTTGGTTGTCGGCAGGTTATAACTTTTTTGCAGTGCAAGACAAAGAGCTACCCGATAGTGATTACAGCAGTTCAGGAGCTTATGTTCGCTTACGATTTAAATTTGATGAAGATGCCTTTGATTGGCTTAAATAA
- a CDS encoding DUF11 domain-containing protein gives MNINDNQQFVRKIKYATSGKWANALLTVVLMAWVGNVVAAPKLQGNLEALLVVADENGKESFRAAEAVLPGQVIEYRLLYSNEGDEVINNLKVLGPIPEEVEYVAMSASSASNAELEASIDMGITWSSEPLYRTALDANGKEVQEVVPPSQYHQIRWSSFDELKPDDSFQYTYRVRVKGNLDL, from the coding sequence GTGAATATAAATGACAATCAGCAATTTGTAAGAAAAATCAAATATGCCACTTCAGGAAAGTGGGCAAACGCTTTATTAACCGTGGTGTTAATGGCTTGGGTCGGTAACGTTGTAGCGGCACCTAAACTTCAGGGAAACCTCGAAGCCCTTCTAGTGGTTGCAGATGAAAACGGAAAGGAATCTTTTCGTGCTGCCGAGGCAGTTCTCCCAGGACAAGTTATTGAATATCGACTGCTCTATTCAAATGAAGGTGATGAAGTAATCAATAACCTGAAAGTTTTGGGACCTATACCTGAAGAGGTTGAGTATGTAGCTATGAGTGCTTCTTCAGCATCAAATGCAGAACTCGAAGCCTCAATTGATATGGGGATCACTTGGAGTTCTGAACCTTTGTATCGCACCGCATTAGATGCAAATGGTAAAGAGGTTCAGGAAGTTGTTCCTCCTTCTCAGTATCACCAAATTCGTTGGAGTTCTTTTGACGAATTAAAACCCGATGACTCTTTTCAATACACATACCGAGTGCGCGTAAAGGGCAATTTAGATCTTTAA